From Staphylococcus sp. IVB6214:
GAATTTACATCTTCGAGTACTTGACAAAGCTGGTCATAAAACCCGTCTAAGTTAATGTATTCACTTAATCGACCATCATTATTTTTAGCGACATTCATTTCCAAAAGGCCTAATTGAATCAACTTCTGGATAATCATTGTTATTTCAGAAGCTTGCATTGATGTTCCCTTCTGTAAAATATCTATGGAAGGAAGTTCATTACTCGTCTCATAGGCATATAATATTTTCATAAGTATGATGAGGTCTGATTCATTAAGACCAAGAGATGCATATTGTTCTAGTAATTCGTATCGACAAACGAAAGGTCGTATTTTTAATTCATGAAGTTTCATCAAATCCCCCCTTCTTTTAACGTAGCATCACTATCATACCGTATTTTGGGCATAGTTTATAGCAATTAATTCTTTTTTTACCATAAGATAAAACCCATTGAAGACCTTTGATATAAAGGTTTCAATGGGTCATTATGCGCATATATCAATTCCCTTTAATTATGGGTATAAACGGTTAAGCAAACGTGGGAATGGTGAAGTTTCACGAACATGTTCAACACCTGAAATCCATGCGACAGTACGCTCTAGGCCTAATCCAAAACCACTATGCGGAACGCTGCCATATTTGCGTAAATCTAAATAATATTGATAACTTTCTGGGTCTAAGTTATGTGCATCAATACGGGATTCTAACAATTCTATATCGTTGATACGCTCAGAACCACCAATGATTTCACCGTAACCTTCAGGTGCAATTAAGTCTGCACAAAATACTGTATCTTCATTATCAGGATTTGGTTGCATATAGAAAGGTTTAATTTTTGTTGGGTAATTCACGATAAATACTGGTAAATCATAGTGATTTGCAATGGCAGTTTCATGAGGTGCACCAAAATCATCCCCCCACTCAATATCATCAAAACCAGCTTCATGTAAGAACTTAATTGCATCATCATACGTAATACGTGGGAATGGTGCAACGACTTTTTCTAATTTTGATGTATCACGCTCTAAAACTTTTAATTCTAATTTACAGTTTTTAAGAACGGATTGAACGACAAATGCAACATATGCTTCTTGAACTTTTAAACTTTCGTCATGATTTGTAAATGCCATCTCTGGTTCAATCATCCAGAATTCAATCAAATGACGACGTGTTTTTGATTTTTCAGCACGGAAAGTTGGACCGAATGAGAATACTTTACCGTGTGCCATTGCTGCAGCTTCCATATATAATTGTCCACTTTGAGAAAGGAAAGCATCTTCATCAAAATATTTCGTATGGAACAATTCACTTGTTCCTTCCGGTGCGCTTGCAGTTAAAATTGGCGGATCAATTTTTGTAAATCCATTTTCATTAAAGAATTCATATGTCGCACGGATAATTTCGTTACGAATTTTCATCACTGCATGTTGTTTTTTTGAACGTAACCATAAGTGACGGTGATCCATTAAAAATTCGGTACCGTGACTTTTTGGTGTAATTGGATAATCATGCGCTTCATGAATCACTTCGATTGCTTTCACTTGCATTTCATATCCTAAGTCAGAACGTTGATCTTCGGTAATTTCACCTGTGATATAGATAGAAGATTCTTGTGTGAGCGATTTAGCCGTTTTGAAGAGGTCTTCACCGACTTCTGATTTGACAACAACGCCTTGCATAAAACCAGTACCATCACGCAGTTGTAAAAATGCAATTTTACCACTTGAACGCTTATTAGCAAGCCAAGCGCCAATTGTTACTTCTTGTCCGATATAATTTTTTGCTTCTTTAATTGTTGTTTTCATAATTAATCTCCTATTTTATTTTACTGTTATTATTTTAACAAAAGTTAATAATCTCATCTAGGGTTGGTATCAGTTTTTCTGTTCAACTTCCATATGTCCAAGTTGTTTTAAACGCTTTTCAAATGCATCGATATCACCAATTTGTTGATGATACGGTTGAATCGTTTTCTGGAAGAATGATTTAAAACGACTGTTGATTAAGCGGTTGTCAAAAGAGACAATGATTCCTTTATCATGCTCATTTCTTAACAATCGACCAAGACCTTGTCTGAAACGTGTAACAGCATCTGGTAAAATATAATCTTTGAAAATATTAGTGAATTCATCTTTTAACAATAAAGGTTTTGTCGCATGTTGATTCATGAACGGCAGTTTTACAATCATGACACATTTGACGCCTTGCGCTTGGTAGTCAAAGCCTTCAAAAAAGCTACTTGTTCCTAATAAGATTGCTTTATCAAAATGATTGAACTGCTGAACGATTTTTTGATTTTGACTTTGTTGCTGTGCAAGAATCACATATTCATCGAAGAGTGTGATGTCATTTAAATATTCCATGACAGTATACATCATTTGATAACTTGTAAATAATATTAAACATTTTCCCTGTGTTGTTGAGACGTAGCGTGATATATATTCTACAATCGTTTGAATATATGCATCATAATTTTGATAATGATAATCTTCAATATCATTTGGAATAAAGATATAGCCATTCGGATAGTTCACTGGTTCAGTGTGAATCTGATAACGATTAAATTCAGTATCTTCTTTAAACCAACCTTCAAATGCAGTAAATGATTGATTAAATGTCAAGGTACCGGAAATGAAGGTGAGCGATTTAAACTGTAACAGTAACTTTTCAGTCAATATCGTTTTCACATCATTTTGTTTGATATGCAGTCGAATGGTTGCTTTTTGGTCTAAATTTTTAAGAGATACATAAAATACTTTTCCTTGTTTAATCCCTTCTTCAAATGGTTTTAACTGTGCAACAATATTTAACAATTGCTTGCGTAGCGTTTTGATTGTTTTATGTTTAATTGTTTCAAAATGAAGAAGTGTGAGATGTATTTTTTTCGTCAGTTGTTGAATGTCGGTTAACAGTGACTCTGTTGATAAATCATAGATGTCATATCGTTTTGATGACTCATCATTATGTAATTGTTCTGGTCGAATCTGTGTGAACAATCGTTCAAAAAGTGCATCATTCATCTCGTGTATTTCATTGATATCTTGTTTGATTGCAAATACATTCATCGGTGCAATGTTTATTTTTTGCTGGACTCTTAATTGTTCCAATTGATCAACTTGAGATAATAACTTTTCATTTTCTGTTTTTCCAATTAATCCTAGTTGATATTTAATATCTGCATATCCGACTTCGTGAACAACACAATCTAAGGCATAGTCAGGTAAACGATGTGCTTCGTCAATGATGCAGTGATCGAATAATTGGTAAATCACATTTTCTCCAGATGCTTTTAACAAGTGTGCATGATTTGTAATACCTATCTGAATATGGGGTGCTTGCATTCTCAGTTGGTAGTAATACTCGATATCTTTTCGTACAGGAACATATGTCTCGATCTTTTGGTCCATATACATTTTTACGCCACCACGTAAATTCAACTCATGAATGTCTCCAGTATGCGTTTCAATTAACCAAACGAGCAATTGCATTTTAAGTAAATTAACTTCATAGTTATTCGTTTGATCTTTAATGATTTGTTGTACGAGTCCTAATGAAATATAGTCCTTTTTACTTTTGATCATACAGGCATTCAACTGTGTATTTAATGCTTGATTGATTAATGGAATGTCCTGTTGGATTAATTGATATTGTAATAGCTTTGTATTTGTTGAAATCATCACATGCTCGCCAGTTTCGATATAATACATCACGGCTGCAATAAGATATGCGAGAGACTTGCCACTTCCTGTCTCAGCTTCAATCAATGCATTTTCATTATGCATGAGTTGATGATAAATCACTTCTGTCAAATAACGTTGATCTTCACGATATTGATAACCAGCTTGTGTAATCACTTTTTGATAGAGTGCATTCAAATCACCATCAAATTCAATATGTGATTTCTCAAAAAGAGATACAGGCTTATAGTGTATGTGTTCAAATTGTTCCAATAACGGTGACAACACTTGAGTGTTATGATGTTGTCTTACAAGCTCAAAGAAATAATCTTGTAAGTTGAATTTTAGGTCTTTACTCAGGTGAAACAATTGCTTTTTTGTTTCGATTGGTAAGCTTTCAAAGTGATGAAAGGCACGTATCATGATTTTCGCTGTCGTTTCTGCATCTTCATCTGCTCGATGTGCTTGCGTCAACGGAATGTTTAAAGATTGTGCTAGTTCACTTAACTGGTAACTTTTCGCTGTTGGAAATGCAATTTTGAATAGTTCTAAAGTGTCAATCACACGTCTCGGGTTGTATGAGATATGACATTGTTCAAATGCATTTTTTAAGAAATTCAAATCAAAATTCACATTGTGTGCAACGAAAATACACCCTTGCAATTTTTCGAATAATTCTTCTGCTATTTCATGAAAATAAGGTGCTTGTGTAAGCATATTATTTTCAATAGATGTCAGTGCTTGGATAAATATTGGGATTTCTTTGTCTGTTTTAATCATTGTATGGTAAGTATCCACAATCGAATGGTGTTCAATAAATACGATACCGATCTGAATAATATCATCTATATGTGGTTGATTACCTGTCGTTTCTAGATCAATGACCGCATATCTTGGTGATTTCATTCCAATGACGCCCTCCTTTCACGACAACACTATGGTAGTTCGATATCCGCACTCATAAGACGGTGGACATCGCCTTGCTCATCTAATACATATAAAAAGCCGTCGTCATCTATACGAATAACCTCTCCGTAAAATTGTTTCTCACCTTCTGTAAAACGCAATCGTCGGTTCCATATATTAGATACAGCAATATATTCATCTTTAATTGTGTTAAACGGTTCTGTCAAAAACTGTTGGTATCGACGTTCGATTTGCATGATTAAATCCCGCATAAATGTATAACGTTCTACATCTGTTTCTCGGTGTTGACGAATACTTGTTGCTTGAAGTGGCACAGATGTATCAAAGTCGTCGGATTGTTGATTGACATTAATGCCAATGCCACAGATGACAGCTTCAATCCCATCTGCGTTCGCAACCATTTCAGTTAAAAACCCACACACTTTTCGATTGCCGATATAGATGTCATTCGGCCATTTAATCGAAACCGTCTCATCTGTATATTGTTGGATCGTATGGCAAATTGCGAGTGAAATAAACAAATTAAATGTTGTTAACATAGAAAAAGGAATGTTTGGACGTAACACAAGTGTCATCCAAACGCCTTTTCCTTTTGCTGATTGCCATGGGCGTTTGAATCGCCCTTTTCCAGCAGTTTGCTCATTGCTTAATATCAGCATACTTTCAGAATGATCAATGAGCAAATGTTTCGCAATATCTTGTGTTGATGTGACTGACTCGTATGTTTCAATCGTTTCAATGAGTGACTGATTTTTCAATAAACCTTGGAGAATCCCTTTATGCCAGACAGTTGGATAATCATTTAACCGATGACCTTTATTATGAACGGAGTCTATCGAGACATGTTCTGACTTTAGTTGATCAATGACTTTCTTCACTGTCATACGTGAAATATTTAATTGATTGGCTATTGTTTGTCCTGATACATATTGTGGTTGTGCTTCAGTTAACAATTTTAAAATTTGATCACGATATTTCGACATGTACTTTCACCCATTCAATAATTTCTTGTTCATGATTAAGAACCTTTTGTTGTACGACGGCACATTCAGCACAACGCAAAGCTTCTTTTAGCCATGGACCTGATTTTCGATTAAATGCAGTCATAAGGACTTTACCATTGACTGCTAATTGTTGTCGCTCCTGAATTGCAAGCGACTGCCAAGTGTCTGAGATTGTCTGTGTATTGAAAATCAATGGTGACACTTGTGGGATACCATTCATTTTCAGTAGAGATTGCATTGTGAACAATTCAATACATAGTGTTTGTCCAAAATCATAGACAAATTGACGCAATGCTGCTTTTGTATTTAATGATGGTGCGAGCTTCATCGCACGACATAATTGTTCAGCATGTTTGACTTCATCATTGCTTCGCTTTAATTGTTTTAAACTACCGGTTTGCCCATTTGTTTGATACATAACAATTGCTAAAAACTGGGCTAATGTTACAGGGTTTGTAACGTGAATATGGTTCATATCTATCTCTTTGAAGAAAGGCATATATTTCCATATGTTCAAATCTTGTAACATCTCAAACGTATGTGAGACATATTGACCACTCAATAGTTTCTCTAACTCTACCATGATACGTTCAATTGCAAGATGTGTAATATCAGGTGTGCGTTTTAACATTGCATCGTATGTTTCAGATGCAATTGTAAAGCCGAGTTGTGATTTGAAACGGATGCCTCTCAAGATACGCAGAGCATCTTCTTCAAAACGTGCGTGCGGATCACCTACTGTACGAATGATTTTTGCTTCAATATCCTTATATCCGTCAAAGTGATCAATTATATGAAAGTGTTGATCCATCGCAATAGCGTTAATCGTAAAGTCACGTCGTTCAACATCTTGGTATAAATCACGTACAAAGTATACTTCGCTTGGACGACGGTGATCGGTGTAATCTCCTTCAGTACGAAAAGTGGTGATTTCATAGTTGCTACCTTGCCAAACGACATTAATCGTGCCATGTGCTTTTCCAATCGGAATTGTATGGTCGAAAAGGGCTTCTACTTCATCCGGTGTCGCATTCGTCGTTATATCGATATCATTGATTGGACGTTTCATTAAATAATCTCGCACAGAACCACCGACAAAATATGCTTCATAACCATGATTGACGAGTTGTTGCATGACGGGAAAAGCTGTCACAAAAATTTCTTTATCTTGCATCGTTGGACTCTCCAATCATTTGACGGTACTGCGCTTCATATTGATCAGCAATAATAGTCGAGTGAAAACGTTCTCGAACATCTTTTAACATACGATGCTGCATTTGAGTGTATAGCTGTGAGTCTGACAATAACTTTAGTGCATATTCTGCAGCGTGTCGGCTATCCCCTATATCGACTAAATAACCAGTGTCACCATGCTTGATGACTTCTTTTATACCACCTGCGTATGTACCAATTGGAACGACTCCTGTTGTCATCGCTTCAAGTAACGTGAGTCCAAAACTTTCTTTTTCACTCATTAACAAGACTAAGTCTGAGATTTGATAAAAATTGCTGACACAATCTTGCTTACCTAAAAACAATACATCATCTTGTAATTTTAGTTCACGGACTTTTTCACGCATATCGAGAAGTTCTGGTCCATCGCCGATCAGTAATAGTTTTGATTTTATGTTTTGGCGAATCAGTTTGAATGTGTCAATAATTGTATCTATTCGCTTGACTTTGCGGAAGTTTGACACATGAATGATGACTTTTTCATCTTCTGCAATTCCATAGCTTGCCTTAAGTTCAGGTTGATAACCTGTTGGAAATTCAGTTTCACGGACGAAATTATATATTGGCACAATATCCTTGTTTGGTTTAATGATGTCATAAGTTTCTTCTTTCAGTGATTGACTTACACTTGTCACAACATCACTTTGTTCAATACCAAACTTTATTGCGTTACGCAAAGCATGGTCGTAACCAAGGACAGTGATATCTGTACCGTGAAGTGTTGTCATAATTTTAATATCTTTACCAGACATTTGACGTGCGAGAATGCCACATATTGCATGTGGGATTGCATAATGCATATGTAACACATCCAAATCATATTCGTTAATCACATTCGCAATTTTTGTACTCAAAGAAATGTCATAGGGTGGATATTGAAAGACGGCATATTGATTCACATCGACTTGGTGAAACGTAATATTAGGAATCGGTTTATTTAGTCTGAAAGGCATATTAGATGTGATAAAGTGTACTTCATGACCACGTTCTGCCATCAATATTCCGAGTTCGGTCGCTATCACACCAGACCCACCGATAGAAGGATAACACGTTATTCCTATTTTCATGTAAAGACCTCCTTTATTTTCTCTCAAAACGATCTTTATCACGTGTATTAAACTTGTGCATCGTCTGATTAAAACTTTCTGTCATATCAATATTGAGTGAGTTCGCAATACAAAGTAATACGAATAAATTGTCACCCAGTTCTGCTTCGATTGTATTTGTTTCTTCACTCTCTTTTTTACGTTTTTCTCCGTAATAATGATTGATTTCACGCGCAAGTTCACCTACTTCTTCCGTCATGCGTGCTAGATTAGCGAGTGGTGAGAAATACCCTGCTTTAAATTGTGAAATATAAGCATCTACTTCTTGTTGCATCTCGTGCATAGATTTTGTCATGATATGACCTCTTTCTTAATAAGCATTCCCTTTCATGATACATGTATCTGCCTTCTTGAGCAATTCTTGATGCTTATATGGTGAATATTATATGTCTCTCATCTGTTTCATAGAGACATGTTTACAGGATAGCGTGTATAAAAACACAAAAAAGCTGAAACATATTTTGTTTCAGCTTTTAAGACTATTCTTGAGAACGTGCAATTAAGATAAAGCGTAATAACTCTGCCACTGCAACAGCGGTTGCTGCCACATATGTCATTGCTGCCGCTCTTAAAACACGGCCTGCATGTTTGTATTCATTTTCATTAACGATTTGCATCTTCTTAATTTGGGTCATGGCGCGTTTACTTGCATCAAACTCAACTGGTAATGTCACAATTGAGAACAGCACGGCGAACGCCATTAAGAAAATACCGATCCATAATGCGGATGTTCCAAAAGCACTATTCATTGTAGTTAAAACAATTCCCATCATAATAAAGATATATGATAATGAACTACCTAAGTTAGCCACAGGAACCAGTGCTGTGCGGAAGCGTAAGAAGAAATATCCTTCATAATGTTGAATTGCATGTCCTACTTCGTGCGCTGCAATCGCAGTTCCGGCTACACTTGGGCGGTCATAGTTTGCTGGTGATAAAACGACAACCTTCTTTCTTGGATCATAATGATCTGTCAAAAAGCCATTGCCTCGTTGGACATCAACGTCATTTATCCCATTGGCATGTAATATTTCTAATGCCACTTCTCTCCCTGTTTTGCCACTTGTTGATCTTACTTTTGAATATTTTTCATAATTGGATTTTACACTGTGTTGTGCGTACATTGGAAGTACCATCAAGATGGCAAAATATACAATCATTGATACTAAAGACATGTATTTCACTCCTTTTGTTATATTTTACGTGGTTCATGTTATAGGGTCAAACTATTTACTTGTGCGGCGCTTAATTTTTGAAATAACGTAAAGGAGCGGTATCATCGATAGCCAAAATGCGATATAACCAATGAGACTCTCGTATCGATCTAAGGATCCATATACAGGGTATTGGTGAAATACATAGTCGATGACATCGTTATGAATAACCCATATGAGTGCAACTGAGAGACTCACAAGTGTAAAACGAAATCTTGGTATGAATATGAGTGCTTGAATCGCCATGATGCCATGTGACATGATAAGCATGACCCCTACGATATAGATGGTGTTGTCTTCATAAAAAAGCATGAGATTCATGATGACAGCCCAAACGCCATATTTGAATAGTGTTACAAAGGCGAGTGTATCAACAATAGCTGATTGTTTATTCAACAGAAACAACAAGATACTGATTGATAAGAAAAGGGTTGCTGTTGGACTGTCAGGTACGAACGGCCAAAAATACCACGATGTTTGTGATAGTTGACCTTCATACCATATATAACCATATATCGTCCCTAATACGTTGCAGAAAAGTAAAAAGTAAAGAAATGGCCTATCATACAAAAAAGCGTGCATGAGTTCTTTATGAGACATGATATTTACCTCGTGACAATTTATTGAGAAAGTCGACGCAATTTTATCGTATTACGCAAACGTGTGAAATGATAGAATGCTTCTGCATCTTGCATTGTGAGACTCATATCAATTTGTGATGAAAGCATTGTTAATAAACCCTGCTCGGTCGCTTGCGAAAGTTCAATATGATATAAATCACGCATGTAGTCTGCATGATTAGATTGTTGTAGTAACTGATGTAACAAGATGTGATCAAGGTGTGCATCTCTTGTCATTTGGTGATCGAAATGAAGTTTGATGTCGATTGTTTTGTTTGACGCAAGGACGACATGAAAAATTTGATTCGTATTAATGAGATGAAATGTGTCATCATCATAACGAATGGCATGCGCTTCAGATTCTGATGTGCTGAGTGTTAAAGTCGGATGATTTTCAATGACTTGATCGACAAAGCGAATATGATCGAGAAGTTGTCTATTTGCCCTGATATAATTAAGCAACCAAACACTAATGCGTGATTTGAATGTATAGTGTGATAGTAAATATGCGATAAACTGTTGCTTTGCTACATATAAAGGTGTATCAGATAAGGCATTATAATTATAAATAGCGCTCACGTTCTTCATGCCACTGCGTATTGTTTGGTTCTAATTCGATAAGTCGATCTAAAAGTTTCTCTCGTGTTGTTGTATCACCAATCTCAACGACATAGTGATAATAGTCGCCGAGAAAATCAATGTTGCTGTGCAGCGTTTCATGTGCAAGTGCATAGAAATGTTGTGCCTCTTTATCGCGTTCTTCTTCTCCAAGTGCATAGGCGATTTGCCACATGAATTGTGGATCCATATCATCTTCTTCAGTATATTGAATCAATGAGATAAGTCCTTCATTATCTTCTTCGTTGCGATAATAGTCTGCCAGTAACATCAATGGTTCTTGATAAGCAGGGTCCACTTCTAGTGCTTGCTTTAATAATGACACCCCAACTTCTGCGTCACCATGTTCGACTTGTAATGCACCTGTCGTATACATCAACTCTTTATAAAATTGGTTAAGGCGTAATCCTTTTGTCCCGATTTCAATTGCATCTTCATATGCTTTTTCATTTTCGTACAGTTGTTGTAAGTAAAAATACGCTTGCATATAATCAGGATCTTTTTGTAATAATGTACGTATGATTTTAATAGCTTCTTGTGTTAAATCATTTTTATCAAATGCAATTGCTTTTTTGAAATAATCTTCCGAAGTCATTTCTTGTTCATGAATTTCTTCAAACCATTGTAAGGCATCTGAATAGTTCCCACTTTGTAAACTGCTGTCAGCAAGGCGTGAGAAAAGATTCACACCATTAACCATGTGTTCCCCTGCTTCAAGAACTGTATCATATTCACGTGATGCACGAAGATATTGACCGTCATAATAAAATAATTCTGCAATTGCAAAGTGCAATATCGGATCTGAAGGTTGCATATCAATCGCTTGTTGTACTTTATCAATCGCAACATCTGTCATATTGATTTGTTGATATAAGTCTGCTTCTAACATTAAACGTTCAGGAGTTAATTCCACATCATTTAAATATTCTAAAGCTTCATCGGTATGATTTTCAGAAATCAAACCTTCAATAAAATAAATGAGTACGTCTGCTTCATCTGGATATTTCATATAGAGTGCTCTAAAAACATCCAGTCCCTGCGGCATAAGTCCGAAACGGTATAATGTTTCACCGAGAAGGAATAAAGCTTCATCATGGTCTGATTGAATCGCTTGTTCTACACGACTATTAATATCTTCTAATTTCTGACTATTGATGTCGTCGATTAACTTATAGATGTCTTGCATGTTATCCCTCATTTTCTAATTGTTTTAAGACATTTAAGAAGCCAGGAAATGACACATTGACACTGTCAAATCGCTCAATATGATACTTTTCTTGTGACAAGATTGAAGCAATTGCCAACATCATACCGATACGATGGTCTGTATGACTATCGAGTTTAGCCACTTTTGTGATTGAGGATGGATGAATAATAAGACCATCTTCCGTAGGTTCGAGTGCTAAACCGAGCTTGTTTAATTCATTTGCCGTTGTGTCAATGCGATTGGTTTCTTTTACCTTTAATTCTTCAGCATTTTTTATAATACTTGAACCTTGGGCTTGTGTACAGAGTAATGCAATGATAGGTAGTTCATCAATACATCTAGGAATCAAGTTTCCACTGATTTCAGTACTTTTCAAAGTAGGTGTATATTGTACACGGATAGATGCGGTCGGTTCAGGCCCTTCAGTAACATTGAAAATAGTAAGGTTCCCACCCATCTTTTTGACAACTTCTAGAATACCATCTCGTGTTGGATTAATGCCAACATGATGTATTGTAATATCACTGCCAGGAATCATTAAACCAGCAACAATAAAGAAAGCAGCTGATGAGATATCTCCCGGCACATAAAAATCAGCTTGTTCAATGTGATCGATACCACGTGAAGGGAGGGACACTTGTAAAGAGTCAGTTTCAATCGGAATACCGTAGTGCGCAAACATTGTTTCTGTATGATTACGTGAGAGATCGATTTCATCTATGACAGTTTCTTCATCAGCAAACAATCCAGCGAATAAGATTGCACTTTTGACTTGTGCACTTGCGACAGGCATTTGATAGTGAATGCCTTTAACAGAACTTGGTTGAATAATTAATGGTGTATAGTCTCCATCAACACCTGAAATATCAATATTCATTTGTTGCAACGGTGTCAAAATACGCCCCATTGGTCGTTTGCCAATTGAAAAATCGCCTGATAACACGCTTTGTATGCCAACACCACCTAACAATCCAGCGAGCAAACGTGTTGTCGTTCCCGAGTTGCCCGTGTAAAGCACTTGGTGTGGTGTTTTAAAGTGCTTATAGCCAGGCGAATCAATGACAATGCGATCATCTTGAATAGCGATAGACACACCAAGTAATCGAAAAATTTCTGCTGTGCGCAAACAATCTTCCCCAAGCAGCGGTTGATAAATGGTAGATTGCCCTTTCGCTAACGAAGATAGGATGATGGCACGGTGCGTCATCGATTTATCGCCTGGAACGATGACTTCCCCTTTCAACGGACCTTGTATGTCAATCAATGTTGTCATTTTCGGATGACTCCTTTCTTAGCAACTTCAAGCGATTAAAAGCTTGCTGCAGTATCTCTATTTCAACGGTTTCAACAGTCGGTTCGCCAATATTTTTGAGCAATACCATACGTATACCCGATTGATTGTTTTTCTTATCTTGTTTCATCAGTTGTAATAATGGTTCAAAAGTAAGTGTATCAATCAAATGAAGCGGATAACCAAGTGCTTGAAAATAATCATAATAGTGTTGAACTTGATGCGACGACCCAAGCATTTGATTTGAAACGATCATTTGATAGAGAATCCCGATCATCACTGCAT
This genomic window contains:
- a CDS encoding DUF1405 domain-containing protein, which gives rise to MSHKELMHAFLYDRPFLYFLLFCNVLGTIYGYIWYEGQLSQTSWYFWPFVPDSPTATLFLSISILLFLLNKQSAIVDTLAFVTLFKYGVWAVIMNLMLFYEDNTIYIVGVMLIMSHGIMAIQALIFIPRFRFTLVSLSVALIWVIHNDVIDYVFHQYPVYGSLDRYESLIGYIAFWLSMIPLLYVISKIKRRTSK
- the aroA gene encoding 3-phosphoshikimate 1-carboxyvinyltransferase gives rise to the protein MTTLIDIQGPLKGEVIVPGDKSMTHRAIILSSLAKGQSTIYQPLLGEDCLRTAEIFRLLGVSIAIQDDRIVIDSPGYKHFKTPHQVLYTGNSGTTTRLLAGLLGGVGIQSVLSGDFSIGKRPMGRILTPLQQMNIDISGVDGDYTPLIIQPSSVKGIHYQMPVASAQVKSAILFAGLFADEETVIDEIDLSRNHTETMFAHYGIPIETDSLQVSLPSRGIDHIEQADFYVPGDISSAAFFIVAGLMIPGSDITIHHVGINPTRDGILEVVKKMGGNLTIFNVTEGPEPTASIRVQYTPTLKSTEISGNLIPRCIDELPIIALLCTQAQGSSIIKNAEELKVKETNRIDTTANELNKLGLALEPTEDGLIIHPSSITKVAKLDSHTDHRIGMMLAIASILSQEKYHIERFDSVNVSFPGFLNVLKQLENEG
- a CDS encoding tetratricopeptide repeat protein, producing MQDIYKLIDDINSQKLEDINSRVEQAIQSDHDEALFLLGETLYRFGLMPQGLDVFRALYMKYPDEADVLIYFIEGLISENHTDEALEYLNDVELTPERLMLEADLYQQINMTDVAIDKVQQAIDMQPSDPILHFAIAELFYYDGQYLRASREYDTVLEAGEHMVNGVNLFSRLADSSLQSGNYSDALQWFEEIHEQEMTSEDYFKKAIAFDKNDLTQEAIKIIRTLLQKDPDYMQAYFYLQQLYENEKAYEDAIEIGTKGLRLNQFYKELMYTTGALQVEHGDAEVGVSLLKQALEVDPAYQEPLMLLADYYRNEEDNEGLISLIQYTEEDDMDPQFMWQIAYALGEEERDKEAQHFYALAHETLHSNIDFLGDYYHYVVEIGDTTTREKLLDRLIELEPNNTQWHEERERYL
- a CDS encoding YpiB family protein; translated protein: MKNVSAIYNYNALSDTPLYVAKQQFIAYLLSHYTFKSRISVWLLNYIRANRQLLDHIRFVDQVIENHPTLTLSTSESEAHAIRYDDDTFHLINTNQIFHVVLASNKTIDIKLHFDHQMTRDAHLDHILLHQLLQQSNHADYMRDLYHIELSQATEQGLLTMLSSQIDMSLTMQDAEAFYHFTRLRNTIKLRRLSQ
- a CDS encoding zinc metallopeptidase, with the translated sequence MSLVSMIVYFAILMVLPMYAQHSVKSNYEKYSKVRSTSGKTGREVALEILHANGINDVDVQRGNGFLTDHYDPRKKVVVLSPANYDRPSVAGTAIAAHEVGHAIQHYEGYFFLRFRTALVPVANLGSSLSYIFIMMGIVLTTMNSAFGTSALWIGIFLMAFAVLFSIVTLPVEFDASKRAMTQIKKMQIVNENEYKHAGRVLRAAAMTYVAATAVAVAELLRFILIARSQE